One Sphingomonas endolithica DNA segment encodes these proteins:
- a CDS encoding putative bifunctional diguanylate cyclase/phosphodiesterase: MTLDGDDLTLSPGTGRGTLLNDAITFAAILLFVGIASVVLSLSLQAYSGNGERVNHTLVVALLLNVALILFGWRRHRDLSQQVTVRTAAEERAHSLASKDPLTGFLNRRSLAEEGAAMFVRAEKRRKAMALIMLDLDHFKTVNDMHGHATGDALLKLVAADIADAMPAIALTARLGGDEFACAFLFDAEHPDTVERVAERLVSRLARPLHVNGLQLHISATIGIARSDFDCSSIDALMRAADIAMYAAKNAGRNRYAWFDRSMERDLQARSDLESGLRLAIPRCEIVPYFEQQVDLATGRLTGFEVLARWEHPTRGLIGPDTFIPIAEQTGMIAEMSLSIMRQAFLAAKDWDARLSVSVNISPWQLKDAWLSQKIIKVLTETGFPASRLEIEITESSLFDNLALAQSIVGSLKNQGIAIALDDFGTGYSSLAHLRALPFDRIKIDKSFIMSIAENAESAAIVNAITRLGESLNLPITAEGIEDARIEERLRALGCAKGQGYLYGQPLSAINVRRLLAEKRLLRVVPSERASATVARAVG; the protein is encoded by the coding sequence ATGACGCTGGATGGCGACGACCTCACTCTATCTCCGGGGACGGGGCGTGGAACGCTGCTCAACGACGCGATCACCTTTGCGGCGATCCTGCTCTTCGTCGGTATCGCCAGCGTCGTCCTCTCCCTCTCGTTGCAAGCCTATTCAGGGAATGGCGAGAGGGTCAATCACACGTTGGTGGTGGCACTGCTGCTCAATGTGGCACTCATCCTGTTCGGCTGGCGTCGTCACCGCGATCTGTCGCAGCAAGTGACGGTGCGTACCGCCGCCGAGGAACGGGCGCATTCCCTGGCCTCGAAGGATCCGCTGACCGGCTTCCTCAACCGACGCAGCCTGGCCGAAGAAGGCGCAGCGATGTTCGTGCGCGCGGAGAAACGCCGCAAGGCGATGGCGCTGATCATGCTCGATCTCGACCATTTCAAGACCGTCAACGACATGCACGGCCATGCCACGGGCGATGCGCTGCTGAAGCTTGTCGCGGCCGATATAGCAGATGCCATGCCGGCCATCGCACTGACCGCGCGTCTGGGCGGCGACGAATTCGCCTGTGCTTTCCTGTTCGATGCCGAGCATCCCGATACGGTCGAGCGGGTCGCCGAGCGCCTGGTCAGCCGTCTTGCCCGGCCGCTGCACGTAAATGGGTTGCAGCTGCATATCTCGGCAACGATCGGCATTGCTCGGTCCGATTTCGACTGCAGCAGCATCGATGCGCTCATGCGCGCGGCGGATATCGCGATGTATGCGGCCAAGAATGCCGGTCGCAACCGCTATGCCTGGTTCGACCGATCGATGGAACGCGATCTGCAAGCGCGCAGCGACCTGGAAAGCGGGCTGCGCTTGGCGATTCCACGCTGCGAGATCGTGCCATATTTCGAGCAGCAGGTCGATCTCGCCACCGGTCGGCTGACCGGTTTCGAGGTCCTGGCGCGCTGGGAACATCCGACGCGCGGCCTGATCGGACCGGACACCTTCATCCCGATCGCCGAACAGACCGGCATGATCGCCGAGATGTCACTGTCGATCATGCGGCAGGCATTCCTGGCCGCCAAGGATTGGGATGCGCGGCTGTCGGTCTCGGTCAACATCTCGCCATGGCAGTTGAAGGATGCGTGGCTGTCGCAAAAGATTATCAAGGTGCTGACGGAAACCGGCTTCCCGGCCAGCCGGCTGGAGATCGAGATCACCGAAAGCTCGCTATTCGACAATTTGGCGCTGGCGCAATCGATCGTCGGCAGCCTCAAGAACCAGGGCATCGCGATCGCGCTGGACGATTTCGGCACCGGCTATTCGTCGCTCGCCCATCTGCGCGCGCTGCCGTTCGATCGGATCAAGATCGACAAGAGCTTCATCATGTCGATCGCCGAGAATGCGGAGAGCGCAGCGATCGTCAACGCCATCACGCGGCTCGGCGAAAGCCTGAACCTGCCGATCACGGCGGAGGGGATCGAGGATGCGCGGATCGAGGAACGCCTGCGCGCGCTGGGCTGTGCCAAGGGTCAGGGATATCTGTATGGGCAACCGCTGAGTGCGATCAACGTCCGCCGCCTGCTGGCCGAGAAGCGCCTGCTGCGGGTCGTGCCGAGCGAGCGGGCGTCGGCCACCGTGGCACGCGCCGTCGGCTGA
- the ffh gene encoding signal recognition particle protein produces the protein MFDSLSDRLGGVFDRLRGRGALTEADVRAAMREVRVALLEADVALPVARDFVDKVTEQAVGQNVLRSVTPGQQVVKIVNDALVEMLGGENVDAAELELGVTPPAVIMMVGLQGSGKTTTTAKIALRLSGGRGGRERKKVLMASLDVNRPNAQEQLAVLGTQADVQTLPIVAGQQPVDIARRALQAARLQGYDVLMLDTAGRLHVDQALMDEMRAVADVAQPAEILLVVDALTGQDAVNVAQNFSEQVPLTGVVLTRMDGDARGGAALSMRAVTGKPIKFAGVGEKLEALEAFHPGRVAGRILGMGDVVGLVERAAEAVQQGEAEAMAAKMAKGQFDMDDLRAQLGQMRRMGGLGALAGMIPGMKKAQQAMAAGNVDEKILLRMDAMITSMTKKERTKPELINAKRKIRIAKGSGTTVQDVNKLLKMHMEMASAMKKIRKMGGLKGLGAMFGKGGMGGGGDGGMGGAGGLGGLGGLLGGAGGGGLPGLGGGNAKLPPGFDKLLKK, from the coding sequence TTGTTCGATAGCCTGAGTGATCGCCTTGGCGGTGTGTTCGATCGGTTGCGCGGCCGCGGTGCGCTGACCGAGGCGGACGTGCGCGCGGCGATGCGCGAAGTGCGCGTTGCCTTGCTCGAAGCCGACGTCGCGCTGCCCGTGGCACGCGATTTCGTCGACAAGGTGACCGAGCAGGCGGTCGGCCAGAACGTGCTGCGGTCCGTCACGCCGGGGCAGCAGGTCGTCAAGATCGTCAACGACGCGCTGGTCGAGATGCTCGGTGGCGAGAATGTCGACGCGGCCGAACTCGAACTGGGCGTCACGCCGCCGGCGGTGATCATGATGGTCGGCCTGCAGGGCTCGGGCAAGACCACGACCACCGCCAAGATCGCGCTGCGCCTGAGCGGTGGCCGCGGCGGGCGCGAGCGCAAGAAGGTGCTGATGGCGTCGCTCGACGTCAATCGCCCCAATGCGCAGGAACAGCTTGCCGTGTTGGGCACGCAGGCCGACGTGCAGACGCTGCCGATCGTCGCCGGGCAGCAGCCGGTGGATATTGCGCGCCGTGCGCTGCAGGCCGCGCGCCTGCAGGGCTATGACGTGCTGATGCTTGATACGGCGGGCCGCCTGCACGTCGATCAGGCGCTCATGGACGAGATGCGCGCCGTCGCCGATGTCGCGCAGCCCGCGGAAATCCTGCTCGTCGTCGATGCGCTGACCGGGCAGGATGCGGTCAACGTCGCGCAGAATTTCTCGGAACAGGTGCCACTGACCGGCGTCGTGCTGACGCGCATGGACGGCGATGCGCGTGGTGGTGCCGCGCTGTCGATGCGTGCCGTCACCGGCAAGCCGATCAAGTTCGCCGGTGTCGGCGAGAAGCTCGAGGCACTGGAGGCATTCCATCCGGGGCGTGTTGCCGGCCGGATCCTGGGCATGGGCGACGTGGTCGGGCTGGTCGAGCGTGCGGCGGAAGCGGTGCAGCAGGGCGAAGCCGAGGCGATGGCCGCCAAGATGGCCAAGGGTCAGTTCGACATGGACGACCTGCGCGCCCAACTGGGGCAGATGCGCCGCATGGGCGGCCTGGGCGCGCTGGCGGGCATGATCCCAGGCATGAAGAAAGCCCAACAGGCGATGGCCGCGGGCAATGTCGACGAGAAGATCCTGCTGCGCATGGACGCGATGATTACCTCGATGACCAAGAAGGAGCGCACCAAGCCCGAGCTGATCAACGCCAAGCGCAAGATCCGCATCGCCAAGGGCAGCGGCACGACCGTGCAGGACGTCAACAAATTGCTCAAGATGCACATGGAAATGGCATCGGCGATGAAGAAGATCCGCAAGATGGGCGGATTGAAGGGCCTGGGCGCCATGTTTGGCAAGGGCGGCATGGGCGGCGGCGGGGATGGCGGCATGGGTGGTGCCGGCGGTCTAGGGGGCCTTGGCGGCTTGCTCGGCGGCGCCGGCGGCGGCGGGCTTCCCGGTCTCGGCGGGGGCAACGCCAAGCTACCCCCCGGCTTCGACAAGCTTCTAAAGAAATAA
- the rpsP gene encoding 30S ribosomal protein S16: MAVSIRLTRGGSKKRPYYKIVVADARAPRDGKFIEKIGTYNPLLAKDDEKRIVLDGDRAKHWLSVGAQPTDRVARFLDAAGVKERAARSNPNKGKPGEKAVERADERATKAEAAAAAAAEAAAQPAPEPEAQAETEAVMAAEVEAATETPTAEGDAVAEATDAEPTTQA; encoded by the coding sequence ATGGCAGTCAGCATTCGCCTTACCCGTGGCGGTTCCAAGAAGCGTCCGTACTACAAGATCGTCGTGGCCGATGCCCGCGCGCCGCGCGACGGCAAGTTCATCGAGAAGATCGGCACGTATAACCCGCTGCTCGCCAAGGACGACGAGAAGCGCATCGTGCTCGATGGCGATCGTGCCAAGCATTGGCTGAGTGTCGGCGCCCAGCCGACCGATCGTGTCGCCCGCTTCCTGGATGCCGCCGGCGTCAAGGAACGTGCTGCGCGCAGCAACCCGAACAAGGGCAAGCCGGGCGAGAAGGCCGTCGAGCGCGCCGACGAGCGTGCGACCAAGGCCGAGGCTGCTGCCGCCGCCGCGGCGGAAGCCGCTGCGCAGCCGGCACCAGAGCCTGAAGCTCAGGCCGAGACCGAAGCCGTGATGGCAGCGGAAGTCGAAGCAGCGACCGAGACGCCGACCGCCGAAGGCGATGCCGTCGCCGAAGCGACCGACGCCGAACCGACGACCCAAGCCTAA
- the rimM gene encoding ribosome maturation factor RimM (Essential for efficient processing of 16S rRNA): MLPPKTTAQPPVDRADAPVTLAVVIGAHGVAGEVRLKVFSDDLGSYKIFNGGALTLKSTRHGSNGTIARIAEVTDRNAAEAMRGMELTVPRSALPPLEDGEYYHTDLLGLPVISTDGEALGAVVAIDDFGAGDVIEVERPTGKRFMVPMNGEAVPDWNGDRMLVDPAWIV, from the coding sequence ATGCTCCCGCCGAAAACGACGGCTCAGCCACCGGTTGACCGGGCAGATGCGCCGGTTACGCTCGCGGTCGTGATCGGCGCGCACGGTGTGGCCGGGGAAGTCCGGCTGAAAGTGTTCAGCGACGATCTTGGCAGCTACAAGATCTTCAATGGCGGCGCGCTGACGCTGAAATCCACGCGCCACGGCAGCAACGGGACGATCGCCCGCATTGCCGAAGTGACTGACCGCAATGCCGCCGAAGCGATGCGCGGCATGGAACTCACCGTTCCCCGTTCCGCCTTGCCGCCGCTGGAAGACGGGGAATACTATCACACCGACCTGCTCGGCTTGCCCGTCATATCTACGGACGGCGAGGCACTCGGCGCCGTCGTCGCCATAGATGATTTCGGCGCGGGCGATGTGATCGAGGTCGAACGACCTACAGGCAAGCGCTTCATGGTGCCGATGAACGGTGAGGCCGTGCCCGACTGGAACGGCGATCGTATGCTGGTCGATCCGGCGTGGATTGTTTGA
- a CDS encoding DMT family transporter produces the protein MSAWLFVAAAIALEVTGTFLLRLSDGFAKWHWGLLSIACYSACFWALSPAMKVLPIGVIYAVWAGVGIVAAALLGLVIFGERLGMVQVLCIALVLVGAVGLRLTTTS, from the coding sequence ATGAGTGCCTGGCTGTTTGTTGCCGCTGCCATCGCGCTGGAAGTTACAGGCACGTTTTTACTTAGATTATCCGACGGCTTTGCCAAATGGCATTGGGGGCTACTCTCGATCGCGTGCTACTCGGCATGCTTCTGGGCGCTGTCTCCGGCCATGAAGGTGCTGCCGATCGGCGTCATCTACGCCGTCTGGGCTGGCGTGGGCATCGTCGCTGCGGCGTTGCTGGGGCTCGTGATATTCGGCGAGCGCCTCGGGATGGTTCAAGTGCTGTGCATCGCATTGGTGCTGGTCGGCGCCGTGGGGTTGCGACTGACGACCACCAGTTAA
- a CDS encoding NAD(P)/FAD-dependent oxidoreductase, giving the protein MDDCIIIGAGPAGLTAAIYLARFHLSIRLFDCGSSRAALIPCTHNHAGYPAGVKGTELLRLMLEQAEKYGATREQAEVTAILPVEGGFEVHIGDRIVQARTVLLATGVVNNRPKMDDAEHDAALERGLLRYCPICDGYEVTDKRVGVIGTGDHGMREAIFLRGYTSDVTLIAPGAAHELDDTCRAKLDDAGIVHVDGPCTPIQIAGDQISVTTPGGMLEFDSIYPALGSVIRSKLAVAAGANASEDGCLEVDEHQRTSIPGLFAAGDVVKGLDQISHAMGEAGVAATTIRNLLAEQRPIRR; this is encoded by the coding sequence ATGGACGATTGCATCATTATCGGGGCCGGCCCGGCCGGGCTCACCGCCGCTATCTATCTCGCACGGTTTCACCTTTCCATCCGACTGTTCGATTGCGGTAGCAGTCGCGCGGCGTTGATCCCGTGCACGCACAATCACGCTGGCTATCCCGCAGGCGTGAAAGGCACCGAATTGCTGCGGCTGATGCTGGAACAGGCCGAGAAGTATGGCGCGACGCGCGAACAGGCGGAGGTCACCGCGATCCTGCCGGTCGAGGGCGGGTTCGAGGTTCATATCGGCGATCGCATCGTCCAGGCACGTACCGTTTTATTGGCAACCGGCGTGGTCAACAACCGGCCGAAGATGGATGACGCAGAGCATGACGCGGCGCTCGAGCGTGGATTGCTACGGTATTGCCCGATCTGCGACGGCTATGAAGTAACCGACAAGCGTGTCGGGGTGATCGGCACCGGCGATCATGGCATGCGCGAGGCGATCTTCCTGCGCGGATATACGAGCGACGTGACGCTGATCGCGCCAGGCGCGGCGCATGAGTTGGACGACACCTGTCGCGCAAAGCTGGACGATGCAGGGATCGTGCATGTCGATGGGCCGTGCACGCCGATCCAGATTGCGGGTGATCAGATCTCGGTGACGACCCCGGGTGGTATGCTGGAATTCGACAGCATCTACCCGGCACTGGGTTCGGTGATCCGGTCCAAGCTGGCGGTTGCCGCTGGTGCCAACGCGTCGGAGGATGGGTGCCTAGAAGTGGACGAACACCAGCGCACGAGTATCCCCGGCCTGTTCGCGGCGGGCGATGTGGTGAAAGGGCTCGACCAGATCAGTCACGCAATGGGCGAAGCTGGCGTGGCCGCGACGACGATCCGTAACTTGCTGGCGGAGCAACGCCCGATCAGGCGTTAA
- a CDS encoding AbrB/MazE/SpoVT family DNA-binding domain-containing protein, producing MDDDAYRGTTFKSGNSVALRLPKGMGIPEGTEVRMVKDAPMSFRVEAVDAPRRTIDISGFAGKAPGAKLIPHGDFDERPSTTAKRLAERDA from the coding sequence ATGGACGACGACGCTTATCGCGGAACCACATTCAAGTCGGGCAACTCCGTTGCCTTGCGGCTGCCCAAGGGCATGGGCATTCCGGAAGGCACCGAGGTCCGCATGGTCAAAGACGCGCCTATGTCGTTCAGGGTCGAAGCGGTCGATGCGCCGCGGCGCACGATCGACATTAGCGGATTTGCGGGAAAGGCCCCGGGCGCAAAGCTGATCCCGCATGGCGACTTTGATGAGCGGCCCAGCACGACTGCAAAGCGGCTGGCAGAACGCGACGCGTGA
- a CDS encoding type II toxin-antitoxin system VapC family toxin — protein MTKFLIDADMAIYAMAGLRSRLNDRLAACYPGDVAISAISFAEIAVGTFVGKPPTPEVLDAFTRVIPIMAFDEGAARAYAGLPFKRARFDRLLAAHALSLGAIIVTNNADDFADVPGLNVENWTL, from the coding sequence GTGACCAAATTCCTCATCGACGCGGATATGGCTATTTACGCAATGGCGGGATTACGCTCACGGCTAAATGACAGACTGGCCGCCTGCTATCCCGGCGACGTGGCGATCTCTGCTATCAGCTTTGCAGAGATCGCCGTTGGCACCTTCGTGGGCAAACCCCCGACGCCTGAAGTACTGGATGCCTTTACCCGGGTGATCCCGATCATGGCCTTCGACGAGGGCGCCGCCCGCGCCTATGCAGGGCTGCCGTTCAAGCGTGCGCGCTTCGATCGGCTGTTGGCGGCGCACGCCCTCAGCCTTGGCGCGATCATCGTCACCAACAATGCAGACGATTTTGCCGACGTGCCTGGCCTGAATGTCGAGAACTGGACTTTATGA
- the trmD gene encoding tRNA (guanosine(37)-N1)-methyltransferase TrmD has protein sequence MTFAATVLTLYPDMFPGPLGTSLAGRALGEGKWSLDAVNIRDFATDKHSTVDGTPAGGGAGMVLRADVLAAAIDSVSSGAPILAMTPRGAPLTQARVRALAHGPGVTILCGRFEGFDERIFEGRQVEEVSIGDYILSGGEMGALVLLDACIRLLPGVMGAASSGVDESFEGGMLEYPQYTRPVEWEGRTIPQVLRSGDHARISGWRKSMAETDTRLRRPDLWERHIGARVQSPSGARQKKDE, from the coding sequence ATGACCTTCGCCGCTACCGTCCTGACGCTCTATCCCGACATGTTTCCCGGGCCGCTCGGTACCTCGCTCGCCGGGCGGGCGTTGGGGGAGGGGAAGTGGTCGCTCGACGCGGTCAACATTCGCGATTTTGCGACCGACAAGCACAGCACCGTCGACGGCACGCCGGCCGGGGGCGGGGCAGGGATGGTATTGCGCGCCGATGTGCTGGCGGCCGCGATCGACAGCGTGTCCTCCGGGGCTCCGATCCTCGCCATGACCCCCCGAGGTGCCCCGCTGACGCAGGCGCGGGTGCGCGCGTTGGCGCACGGTCCGGGCGTCACCATCCTGTGCGGTCGTTTTGAAGGCTTTGACGAACGCATCTTCGAAGGCCGGCAGGTCGAGGAAGTATCGATCGGCGACTATATCCTATCCGGCGGCGAGATGGGTGCCTTGGTGCTGCTCGACGCTTGCATTCGGCTGCTTCCCGGCGTAATGGGCGCGGCTTCTAGCGGCGTGGACGAGAGCTTCGAAGGAGGCATGCTCGAATACCCGCAGTACACCCGACCAGTAGAATGGGAAGGGCGCACGATCCCGCAAGTGTTGCGATCGGGGGATCATGCGAGGATCTCAGGCTGGCGAAAGTCGATGGCCGAGACCGACACACGGCTAAGGCGGCCGGATCTTTGGGAGCGCCATATCGGTGCTCGGGTCCAGTCGCCCTCTGGCGCGCGACAGAAGAAGGACGAATGA
- the rplS gene encoding 50S ribosomal protein L19 has product MNLIQTIEAENIAKFLETKKIPEFRPGDTLKVGVKVVEGERTRVQNYEGVCIARSNKGMGSNFTVRKISFGEGVERVFPLYSPNIDSIEVVRKGAVRRAKLYYLRGRTGKSARIAERRDTRPAKTTAAE; this is encoded by the coding sequence ATGAATCTCATCCAGACGATCGAAGCCGAGAACATCGCCAAGTTTCTCGAGACGAAGAAAATCCCGGAATTCCGCCCCGGCGACACGCTGAAGGTCGGCGTGAAGGTGGTCGAAGGCGAGCGTACCCGCGTCCAGAACTACGAAGGCGTGTGCATCGCGCGTTCGAACAAGGGCATGGGCAGCAACTTCACCGTGCGCAAGATCAGCTTCGGTGAAGGCGTCGAGCGCGTGTTCCCGCTCTACTCGCCGAACATCGACAGCATCGAAGTCGTCCGCAAGGGCGCCGTGCGTCGCGCCAAGCTGTATTACCTGCGTGGACGCACCGGCAAGTCGGCGCGTATCGCCGAGCGCCGCGACACGCGCCCGGCCAAGACAACCGCCGCCGAGTAA